A part of Deinococcus aerius genomic DNA contains:
- a CDS encoding UvrD-helicase domain-containing protein, with protein sequence MTTVPDLPDSPLLSQLNPNQAQAANHHTGPALVIAGAGSGKTRTLVYRIAHLIRHYGADPGEILAVTFTNKAAAEMRERAQHLVQGADRLWMSTFHSAGVRILRAYGEHIGLRRGFVIYDDDDQMDLLKEIMGSIPGIGPDTNPRVLRGILDRAKSNLLTPADLDRNPEPFISGLPREAAAEAYRRYEARKKGQNAIDFGDLITETVRLFKEVPGVLDRVQDRAKFIHVDEYQDTNKAQYELTRLLASRDRNLLVVGDPDQCLPPGTLICTPNGERPIEEIAEGDLVCGTGGGETLIPARVTHVKRGHSAGPLWKVSAGGRTLRGTPHHVVLARHEPMAGQWYVYLMYREDRGYRIGLTVGARQNSEGKPDYGYRVRLNQENGDKVWVLRVCDSRADAAYWEALYAARYGLPTALFHGVGRSLALSEPHLARLFSELDTASAAGRLMADLHLHPEFPHHRPQNGLRRQSVNLIMYSDHRSGLVGYHRIQWSSNRADVAERLTQAGHPVRTNGRGGYRLEVSRKDYTGALEYARQVARDGGLELQRKALVDGQMYAFLPLSHLHPGMRLLVHENGQLREAAVESIAQEVHEGPVYDLTVSPTHSYVANGVLVHNSIYKFRGADIQNILDFQKDYPDAKVYMLEHNYRSSARVLGLANKLIENNSERLEKTLRPVKEEGHPVLFHRATDHRSEGDFVAEWLTRLHAEGMKFSDMAILYRTNAQSRVIEESLRRVQIPAKIVGGVGFYDRREIRDILAYARLAINPDDDVALRRIIGRPRRGIGDTALERLMEWARVNGTSILTACAHAVDRNILDRGGQKPVEFAGLMQAMSEAADNYEPGPFLRYVIETSGYLDLLRQEGQEGQVRMENLEELVNAAEEWSQTNKGTIQDFLDDAALLSSVDDMRAKQENRDVPEDAVTLMTLHNAKGLEFPAVFIVGTEEGLLPSKNALIEPGGIEEERRLFYVGITRAMERLFLTAAQNRMQYGKTLATEDSRFLEEIEGGFDAVDAYGQVIDYRQKSWKDYRPTAPARPAVKNTSPMTEGMAYRGGEKVTHPKFGEGQVLAVAGVGDRQEVTVHFPTAGTKKLLVKFANLTRV encoded by the coding sequence GTGACCACCGTGCCGGACCTGCCCGATTCCCCCCTGCTGTCCCAGCTCAACCCCAACCAGGCGCAGGCCGCCAACCACCACACCGGCCCCGCCCTGGTGATCGCGGGGGCGGGCAGCGGCAAGACGCGCACCCTCGTCTACCGCATCGCCCACCTGATCCGGCACTACGGGGCCGACCCCGGCGAGATCCTGGCCGTCACCTTCACCAACAAGGCCGCCGCCGAGATGCGCGAGCGCGCTCAGCACCTCGTCCAGGGGGCCGACCGGCTGTGGATGAGCACCTTCCACTCGGCGGGCGTCCGCATCCTGCGGGCCTACGGCGAGCATATCGGCCTGCGGCGCGGCTTCGTCATCTACGACGACGACGACCAGATGGACCTTCTCAAGGAGATCATGGGGTCCATCCCCGGCATCGGCCCGGACACCAACCCCCGCGTGCTGCGCGGCATCCTCGACCGGGCCAAGAGCAACCTGCTCACGCCCGCCGACCTCGACCGCAATCCCGAGCCCTTCATCAGCGGCCTGCCGCGTGAGGCCGCCGCCGAGGCCTACCGCCGCTATGAGGCCCGCAAGAAGGGCCAGAACGCGATTGATTTCGGTGACTTGATTACGGAAACGGTGCGGCTCTTTAAGGAAGTTCCGGGCGTCCTCGACCGGGTGCAGGACCGGGCAAAGTTTATTCATGTGGACGAGTATCAGGATACGAACAAGGCGCAGTATGAGTTGACGCGGCTGCTTGCAAGCCGGGACCGTAATTTATTGGTCGTTGGGGACCCCGATCAGTGTCTCCCGCCCGGCACGCTGATCTGCACGCCGAACGGGGAGCGACCCATCGAGGAGATCGCGGAGGGGGACCTCGTGTGCGGGACGGGTGGGGGAGAGACCCTGATCCCTGCCCGCGTCACCCATGTCAAACGGGGGCACTCGGCCGGACCGCTCTGGAAAGTCTCAGCGGGTGGGCGCACCCTGCGGGGCACGCCCCACCATGTCGTCCTGGCGCGGCACGAGCCGATGGCGGGGCAGTGGTACGTGTACCTGATGTACCGCGAGGACCGGGGCTACCGGATCGGCCTCACCGTGGGGGCGCGGCAGAACAGCGAGGGCAAGCCCGACTACGGCTACCGGGTGCGGCTGAATCAGGAGAACGGCGACAAGGTGTGGGTGCTGCGTGTCTGCGACTCCCGTGCCGACGCCGCCTACTGGGAGGCGCTGTACGCCGCGCGCTACGGCCTGCCCACCGCCCTCTTTCATGGCGTGGGCCGCAGCTTGGCCCTCAGCGAGCCGCACCTCGCCCGGCTGTTCTCCGAGCTGGATACGGCGAGCGCCGCGGGGCGGCTGATGGCCGACCTGCACCTCCACCCGGAGTTTCCCCACCACCGCCCCCAGAACGGCCTGCGGCGTCAGAGCGTGAACCTGATCATGTACTCGGATCATCGGAGCGGGCTGGTCGGTTATCACCGCATCCAGTGGAGCAGCAACCGGGCGGACGTGGCCGAACGCCTGACTCAGGCAGGGCATCCCGTCCGCACCAATGGGCGCGGCGGCTACCGCCTGGAGGTCAGCCGCAAGGACTACACCGGGGCTCTGGAGTACGCGCGGCAGGTGGCGCGTGACGGTGGGCTAGAGCTGCAACGGAAGGCTCTGGTCGATGGGCAAATGTACGCCTTCCTGCCCCTCTCGCACTTACATCCGGGTATGCGGCTCCTCGTTCACGAAAACGGCCAACTGCGTGAGGCAGCCGTGGAGAGTATCGCCCAGGAGGTCCACGAAGGTCCCGTCTACGATCTGACTGTTTCGCCGACTCATTCTTACGTTGCCAACGGAGTTCTCGTTCACAACAGTATTTACAAGTTCCGTGGCGCCGACATTCAGAACATCCTCGACTTCCAGAAAGATTACCCGGATGCCAAGGTCTACATGCTCGAACATAACTACCGTTCGAGTGCCCGCGTCCTCGGCCTCGCCAACAAACTCATCGAGAACAACTCCGAGCGGCTGGAGAAGACGCTGCGGCCCGTCAAGGAGGAGGGGCACCCCGTCCTCTTCCACCGGGCGACGGACCACCGTTCGGAGGGCGACTTCGTGGCCGAGTGGCTGACGCGGCTGCACGCCGAGGGGATGAAGTTCTCGGATATGGCGATCCTGTACCGCACGAACGCGCAGTCCCGCGTGATCGAGGAGTCGCTGCGGCGGGTGCAGATTCCGGCCAAGATCGTGGGCGGCGTGGGCTTCTACGACCGCCGCGAGATCAGGGACATCCTCGCCTACGCCCGGCTCGCCATCAACCCCGACGACGACGTGGCGCTGCGGCGCATCATCGGGCGGCCCCGGCGCGGGATCGGGGACACGGCGCTGGAGAGGCTGATGGAGTGGGCGCGGGTGAACGGCACCTCCATCCTGACCGCCTGCGCACACGCCGTCGACCGGAACATCCTCGACCGGGGCGGGCAGAAGCCCGTCGAGTTCGCGGGGCTGATGCAGGCCATGAGCGAGGCCGCCGACAACTACGAGCCCGGCCCCTTCCTGCGCTACGTGATCGAGACGAGCGGCTATCTCGACCTGCTGCGTCAGGAAGGACAGGAGGGCCAGGTCCGCATGGAGAACCTGGAAGAACTCGTCAACGCGGCCGAGGAATGGTCGCAGACGAACAAGGGCACCATTCAGGATTTCCTGGACGACGCCGCGCTCCTCTCCAGCGTGGACGACATGCGCGCCAAGCAGGAAAACCGCGACGTGCCGGAGGACGCCGTGACCCTCATGACCCTGCACAACGCCAAGGGCCTCGAATTCCCCGCCGTGTTCATCGTCGGCACCGAAGAAGGCCTACTCCCCAGCAAGAACGCCCTGATCGAGCCGGGCGGCATCGAGGAGGAGCGGCGCCTCTTCTATGTGGGCATCACCCGGGCGATGGAGCGCCTCTTCCTGACCGCCGCGCAAAACCGGATGCAGTACGGCAAGACGCTCGCCACCGAGGACAGCCGCTTTCTGGAGGAGATCGAGGGCGGCTTCGACGCGGTGGACGCCTACGGGCAGGTCATCGACTACCGCCAGAAGAGCTGGAAGGACTACCGCCCGACTGCCCCGGCCCGGCCCGCCGTCAAGAACACCAGCCCCATGACGGAGGGCATGGCCTACCGGGGCGGCGAGAAGGTCACGCACCCCAAGTTCGGGGAGGGGCAGGTGTTGGCGGTGGCAGGGGTCGGCGACCGGCAGGAGGTCACCGTCCACTTCCCGACAGCGGGGACCAAGAAGCTGCTCGTGAAGTTCGCCAATCTGACGAGGGTGTAG
- the nudC gene encoding NAD(+) diphosphatase produces MIRPDSFVPSARLAPSADALLFIFQEGRLLLREDGTLPQGHVEDFSVDLVNPLGMLDGRPVFGARLVGEVPTGFMLRPLRGVYGTLSEDLFGLAGYAMQIVEWDRTHRFCGACATPTVRSERETSKVCPNCGLTAYPRVAPVVMVLVTRGEGRDRELLLARGPHFAPGMYSALAGFVEPSETLEHACHREVREEVGVEITGLRYRFSQPWPFPHSLMIAFTAEYAGGDLALQPEEIEDAGWYRVGSLPTLPPPFSIARRLIETVAQGE; encoded by the coding sequence ATGATCCGCCCCGACTCCTTCGTGCCGTCGGCGCGCTTGGCTCCCTCTGCCGACGCGCTGCTCTTCATCTTCCAGGAAGGCCGCCTCCTGTTGCGGGAGGACGGCACGTTGCCACAGGGCCACGTGGAGGACTTCAGCGTTGACCTCGTGAACCCGCTGGGAATGCTGGACGGTCGGCCCGTCTTCGGCGCGAGGCTGGTGGGCGAGGTGCCGACGGGGTTCATGCTCCGGCCCCTGCGCGGCGTGTACGGCACCCTGTCCGAAGACCTCTTCGGCCTCGCGGGGTACGCCATGCAGATTGTGGAGTGGGACCGCACCCACCGCTTCTGCGGCGCCTGCGCGACGCCGACCGTCCGCTCGGAGCGGGAAACGTCGAAAGTGTGCCCCAACTGCGGCCTGACCGCTTACCCACGGGTTGCCCCCGTGGTCATGGTGCTCGTCACGCGCGGGGAGGGCAGGGACCGGGAACTCCTGCTCGCCCGCGGCCCGCACTTCGCCCCCGGGATGTACTCGGCGCTGGCGGGCTTCGTCGAGCCGTCCGAGACGCTGGAACACGCCTGCCACCGCGAGGTGCGCGAGGAGGTGGGGGTGGAGATCACCGGGTTGCGCTACCGCTTCAGCCAGCCGTGGCCCTTTCCGCACTCGCTGATGATCGCCTTCACCGCCGAGTACGCGGGCGGCGACCTCGCACTCCAGCCGGAGGAGATCGAGGACGCGGGGTGGTACAGGGTCGGGAGCCTTCCCACCCTGCCCCCGCCCTTCAGCATCGCGCGCCGACTGATCGAGACAGTGGCGCAGGGGGAATGA
- a CDS encoding NADPH-dependent F420 reductase: MRVGIIGSGMVGQTLAADLVRLGHAVVTGTRGPGKLEAFVAEHSGVRAASNAEAAAFGEMVLLATNWEGTREALDLAGPGNLNGKVVVDITNPLDFSTGRPALALSWNTSAGEQVQGWIPGARVVKALNTVTADAMLKPREFTGGEPDMFIAGNDAAAKGEVTQLLESVGWGVVDLGDITMSRLIEPLALIWITHGFNLGWTKRNHAFKLLNR; encoded by the coding sequence ATGAGAGTGGGCATCATCGGTTCCGGCATGGTCGGCCAGACGCTCGCGGCCGATCTGGTAAGGCTCGGGCACGCGGTCGTGACCGGCACGCGCGGCCCGGGCAAACTGGAAGCCTTCGTGGCGGAGCATTCGGGCGTGCGCGCCGCTTCCAACGCCGAGGCCGCCGCCTTCGGGGAGATGGTCCTCCTGGCGACGAACTGGGAGGGCACGCGGGAGGCTCTCGACCTCGCGGGGCCGGGGAACCTGAACGGCAAGGTCGTGGTGGACATCACCAACCCGCTGGACTTCTCGACCGGACGGCCCGCCCTCGCTCTGAGCTGGAACACCTCGGCGGGCGAGCAGGTGCAGGGCTGGATTCCGGGCGCGCGGGTGGTCAAGGCGCTCAATACCGTCACGGCCGACGCGATGCTCAAGCCCCGGGAGTTCACCGGTGGGGAGCCGGACATGTTCATCGCCGGGAACGACGCGGCGGCAAAGGGGGAGGTCACGCAACTCCTCGAAAGCGTCGGCTGGGGCGTCGTTGATCTGGGCGACATCACCATGAGCCGCCTTATCGAGCCGCTCGCCCTGATCTGGATCACGCACGGCTTCAACTTGGGCTGGACGAAACGCAACCACGCCTTCAAGCTGCTGAACCGCTGA
- a CDS encoding NUDIX hydrolase — MTDIRLPLGGLKFSVRVAILCVRDGRLLANTAENLGFWFLPGGALSTDEDVATCAAREWEEETGTPTGPLRLVGVLENFFGPPEKRQHELGFYFRMEAPPELPDEAFTVLDNSDVICEWVPLAELSTRPVYPLAISEFLNAAPGEVRHLVERS, encoded by the coding sequence ATGACCGATATCCGTCTCCCCCTCGGCGGCCTGAAGTTCAGCGTCCGCGTCGCCATCCTGTGCGTGCGCGATGGCCGCCTGCTGGCAAATACCGCCGAAAACCTGGGCTTCTGGTTCCTCCCCGGCGGCGCCCTCTCGACCGATGAGGACGTGGCAACCTGCGCCGCCCGCGAGTGGGAGGAGGAGACGGGAACTCCCACCGGACCCCTGCGCCTCGTCGGCGTGCTGGAAAACTTCTTCGGCCCGCCCGAGAAGCGGCAGCACGAGCTCGGCTTTTACTTCCGCATGGAGGCGCCGCCCGAACTCCCCGACGAAGCATTCACGGTGCTGGACAATTCAGACGTGATCTGCGAGTGGGTGCCATTGGCCGAACTTTCCACCCGGCCCGTCTACCCGCTGGCGATTTCCGAGTTCCTGAACGCCGCCCCCGGAGAGGTCCGCCACCTCGTCGAGCGGAGCTGA
- a CDS encoding cation diffusion facilitator family transporter: MERTTSIALGSVVVAAVVLGLKFLAYLLTGSVALYSDALESIINVAAALAALIALRVAARPADANHPYGHTKAEYFSAVAEGVLIVLAAASIAREAWPVLLHPRPVEAPWAGLLVNVGASALNGVWAAVLLRAGRAARSPALLADGRHILTDVVTSVGVVAGVLLARVTGLSWLDPALALLVAVNILWSGWGLIRESVGGLMDASVDPTTEARIRHAMSEHAEGALEMHDLRTRHAGRLTFIEFHLVVPGEMTVTQAHAICDRLEEALQAETPGAHVTIHVEPQEQAKHHGVLVL, translated from the coding sequence ATGGAACGCACGACGAGCATTGCCCTGGGCAGCGTGGTGGTGGCCGCCGTCGTGCTGGGCCTGAAGTTTCTCGCCTACCTGCTGACGGGTAGCGTGGCCCTGTACTCGGACGCGCTGGAGAGCATCATCAACGTGGCGGCGGCGCTGGCGGCCCTGATCGCCCTGCGGGTCGCGGCCCGGCCCGCCGACGCGAATCACCCCTATGGACACACCAAAGCCGAGTACTTCAGCGCCGTGGCCGAGGGTGTGCTCATCGTATTGGCGGCGGCCAGTATTGCCCGCGAGGCCTGGCCGGTCCTCCTCCATCCCCGGCCCGTCGAGGCGCCCTGGGCCGGGTTGCTGGTGAACGTGGGGGCGAGTGCGCTCAACGGCGTGTGGGCCGCCGTGCTGCTGCGGGCGGGGAGGGCGGCGCGGTCACCGGCCCTGCTGGCGGACGGGCGGCATATCCTGACCGACGTGGTGACGAGCGTGGGCGTGGTCGCCGGGGTGCTGCTCGCCCGGGTGACGGGGCTCTCGTGGCTCGACCCGGCGCTTGCGCTCCTGGTCGCCGTGAACATTCTGTGGAGCGGCTGGGGCCTGATCCGCGAGAGTGTGGGCGGCCTGATGGACGCCAGCGTAGACCCCACCACCGAGGCCCGCATTCGCCACGCCATGAGCGAACACGCCGAGGGTGCCCTGGAGATGCATGACCTTCGGACCCGGCACGCCGGGCGCCTCACCTTTATCGAGTTCCACCTCGTCGTGCCGGGGGAAATGACGGTCACCCAGGCCCACGCGATCTGCGACCGGTTGGAGGAAGCCCTCCAGGCCGAGACACCGGGCGCCCACGTTACCATCCATGTGGAGCCACAGGAGCAGGCCAAGCACCACGGGGTCCTGGTGTTGTGA
- a CDS encoding DUF1540 domain-containing protein — MNDMRNMQGEGQKSVVSRCGATNCRYNENEQCMAGQIEVNFSGQMAQCLTFSPEDQMGDTQTVGEGAH, encoded by the coding sequence ATGAACGACATGCGGAACATGCAGGGCGAGGGGCAGAAGAGCGTCGTCAGCCGTTGTGGGGCGACGAACTGCCGCTACAACGAGAACGAGCAATGCATGGCGGGGCAGATCGAGGTCAACTTCAGCGGGCAGATGGCCCAATGCCTGACCTTCAGCCCGGAAGACCAGATGGGCGACACCCAGACGGTGGGCGAGGGCGCGCATTGA